One Thermofilum sp. genomic window carries:
- a CDS encoding glycoside hydrolase family 57 protein yields the protein MSVLVRLLADSPLLPQNRKASISFKISNKGGDLLSGTPYIVVRRPPSSEPALYAVFDEISIPPSGEATLSVDLDLIGLEGEIEVEASYESEGKVLASDSRRFYVYSEGPPIHVAFVWHFHQAPQFRPSGVYKDEWPFLHVYNGSFYGYKGGPYSVHVQLHQRVPGWRDVDHFSPSLLEQWVNAVERGYRTAEISVPPGDARVLAVKEVLDSARAIAAEGGAELLGSVYAHTILGFLLQESEKRGIGRLARFLISWELQEGLRIVQQVLGNRPRGVWTPEMFWHMHLVKIYRESGVEYTVLCEQHFNQASGDKGTIYEPYIVRDEEGNEIVVFFRDLALSDWISFKADFKSVEEAEEAAWNFVIELAKRRAAAPGGIVVVALDGENWMIMPDYRRYGPFFLEKLALLITRSSIIKVTTLSEYLRHRPPTKVLRYIPAGSWIRLSDAQWVGGVKSETWAEVMSRLEPVEALLESLGEDQLKILLQNRVEPVYSVFKAAAISLDSDFYWYGELEKERSFVIEWAREAEKLALSLLSSVRAEVRKLNEHLLEVKLVNPTELRLSFSIKAGADSLAVFLEPSSEKRIFFEVHSTPLELRAGGLTLARLA from the coding sequence CCCCAGAACCGGAAAGCAAGCATCTCTTTCAAAATCAGCAACAAGGGAGGAGATCTTCTGAGCGGCACTCCGTACATTGTCGTGAGGCGGCCCCCCTCTAGCGAACCGGCCTTGTACGCGGTATTCGACGAAATCAGCATACCTCCATCGGGAGAAGCTACGCTGAGCGTCGACCTTGACCTGATCGGCTTAGAGGGCGAAATAGAGGTCGAGGCAAGCTACGAGAGCGAGGGGAAGGTTCTCGCATCGGACTCCCGCCGCTTCTACGTTTACAGCGAGGGACCCCCGATACACGTAGCATTTGTATGGCATTTTCACCAGGCTCCCCAGTTCCGTCCTAGCGGTGTCTACAAAGACGAGTGGCCTTTCCTGCACGTTTACAACGGAAGCTTTTACGGCTACAAGGGAGGGCCTTACAGTGTCCACGTGCAGCTTCACCAGCGGGTTCCGGGCTGGAGGGACGTAGATCACTTTTCCCCTTCCTTACTCGAGCAGTGGGTCAACGCCGTCGAGAGAGGCTACCGTACAGCGGAGATCAGCGTCCCGCCTGGAGACGCGAGGGTCTTAGCGGTCAAGGAGGTTCTTGATTCTGCGAGAGCCATAGCTGCAGAGGGTGGTGCAGAGCTGCTGGGAAGCGTATACGCGCACACGATTCTAGGCTTCCTGCTCCAGGAGTCCGAGAAGCGAGGTATAGGTAGGCTGGCCAGGTTTCTCATAAGCTGGGAGCTGCAGGAGGGGTTGAGGATAGTTCAACAGGTGCTCGGGAATCGCCCGCGAGGCGTGTGGACTCCCGAGATGTTCTGGCACATGCACCTCGTAAAGATATACAGGGAGAGTGGAGTAGAGTACACCGTTCTCTGCGAGCAGCACTTCAACCAGGCGAGCGGCGACAAGGGTACGATCTATGAGCCTTACATCGTTAGAGACGAGGAAGGAAACGAGATCGTAGTTTTCTTCAGGGATTTAGCGCTAAGCGACTGGATAAGCTTTAAAGCGGACTTCAAGAGTGTTGAAGAAGCCGAGGAGGCAGCCTGGAATTTCGTAATCGAGCTAGCTAAGAGGAGAGCGGCAGCACCCGGCGGCATCGTTGTCGTGGCTCTCGACGGTGAAAACTGGATGATAATGCCGGACTACAGGCGCTACGGGCCGTTCTTCCTAGAGAAGCTCGCTCTGCTGATTACGCGTAGCAGTATCATAAAGGTCACCACCCTGAGCGAATACCTGAGGCATCGCCCGCCCACGAAGGTTCTCAGGTATATTCCTGCCGGCTCGTGGATCAGGCTCTCGGATGCCCAGTGGGTCGGGGGAGTTAAGTCTGAGACCTGGGCGGAGGTTATGAGCCGCTTGGAGCCGGTGGAAGCTCTGCTCGAATCCCTCGGCGAAGATCAGCTGAAGATTCTCCTCCAGAACAGAGTCGAGCCCGTATACAGCGTGTTTAAGGCAGCGGCGATATCCCTGGACAGCGACTTCTACTGGTACGGCGAGCTCGAGAAAGAGAGAAGCTTCGTCATAGAATGGGCGAGAGAAGCTGAAAAGCTCGCGCTTTCACTCCTCTCGAGCGTAAGGGCGGAGGTTCGCAAGCTCAACGAGCACCTACTTGAAGTTAAGCTGGTAAACCCCACTGAGCTGCGCTTAAGCTTCTCCATCAAGGCTGGTGCGGACAGTCTAGCGGTGTTTCTGGAGCCCTCGTCCGAGAAGAGAATCTTCTTTGAAGTGCACAGTACCCCTCTAGAGCTGAGGGCCGGTGGGTTAACACTAGCTCGCCTGGCTTAG
- a CDS encoding glycerate kinase has translation MSEETEHARMTAITLAMEGIRAADPVRVIKDYLRFSGEEVVLRDGTRLPVRGRVIVVGAGKATGGMAKGLEEVLGDRISGGVIAIPEALAVEYARELRRVEVVPSTHPKTSEKSFEAARRVLEAVKGVREDDLVIALFSGGGSALLEHPVEGVSIEDIAETSMLLMRAGADIFELNTVRKHLSKIKGGWLARHVYPASCLALMISDVIGDRMDTIASGPTVPDPTTFQDALAIIGKYQLLDKVPRAVLEYLRAGVEGRVPETPKPGDKVFDRVVNRVVASNRISLEAMAEKARAMGYSVIILSSMLEGEAREVGKVVAAIAKEIRAHGRPLQPPAVVLLGGETTVTVKGDGLGGRNQELALSAAIALRGWDRVVVLSVGSDGRDGPTDAAGAVVDGYTYGRALELGLKPEEFLNRNDSYSFFKKVGGHVFTGYTGTNVNDFVVVVVEKEKVWD, from the coding sequence ATGAGCGAGGAGACCGAGCACGCAAGAATGACCGCAATCACGCTGGCTATGGAGGGTATCCGCGCAGCAGATCCAGTTCGTGTCATCAAAGATTACCTGCGTTTTTCCGGTGAAGAGGTGGTGCTCCGCGACGGTACCAGGCTTCCCGTGAGAGGACGGGTAATAGTCGTGGGAGCGGGCAAGGCTACGGGGGGTATGGCTAAGGGCCTTGAGGAGGTTCTCGGCGATAGAATTAGCGGCGGCGTGATAGCAATCCCCGAGGCATTAGCCGTGGAGTATGCCAGGGAGCTCAGGAGGGTTGAGGTCGTCCCCTCCACGCACCCGAAGACGTCAGAGAAGAGCTTCGAGGCCGCGCGCCGCGTTCTCGAAGCGGTCAAAGGGGTTCGGGAGGACGATCTAGTGATAGCCCTCTTCTCGGGTGGTGGGAGCGCTCTACTCGAGCACCCGGTTGAGGGTGTATCCATCGAAGATATAGCTGAAACCAGCATGTTGCTGATGAGGGCAGGTGCCGACATTTTCGAGCTTAACACGGTGCGAAAGCACCTATCGAAGATTAAAGGAGGCTGGCTCGCTAGGCACGTCTACCCGGCCTCCTGCCTAGCTTTGATGATTTCTGACGTTATAGGCGATAGGATGGATACTATCGCGTCAGGCCCCACGGTTCCTGACCCTACAACGTTCCAGGATGCACTCGCTATAATAGGGAAGTACCAGCTGCTAGACAAGGTTCCTCGAGCTGTGCTCGAGTACCTGAGAGCGGGAGTTGAAGGAAGGGTTCCCGAAACGCCTAAGCCGGGCGACAAGGTGTTCGACCGCGTTGTGAACAGGGTCGTTGCTAGTAACAGGATTTCTCTCGAGGCTATGGCCGAGAAAGCCAGAGCTATGGGTTACAGCGTGATAATCCTCTCGTCTATGCTCGAGGGAGAGGCCCGGGAGGTTGGCAAGGTAGTCGCGGCTATAGCTAAGGAGATAAGAGCGCATGGCCGTCCGCTGCAGCCTCCCGCAGTCGTTCTGCTTGGAGGCGAAACCACGGTGACTGTAAAGGGGGACGGGCTGGGCGGGAGGAACCAGGAACTAGCTCTATCCGCTGCCATTGCTCTACGCGGCTGGGATCGAGTGGTCGTGCTTTCCGTGGGTAGCGATGGAAGGGACGGGCCCACCGACGCTGCCGGAGCAGTAGTTGACGGCTACACGTACGGGAGAGCGCTCGAGCTAGGGCTCAAGCCCGAAGAGTTCCTGAACCGCAACGATAGCTACAGCTTCTTCAAGAAGGTTGGAGGACACGTGTTTACAGGGTACACCGGTACTAACGTCAACGACTTCGTAGTAGTTGTAGTGGAAAAAGAGAAAGTTTGGGACTAG
- a CDS encoding glycosyltransferase family 2 protein, which yields MGDPPLVSVVVINYKSLETLKRCLSSLLKTTYPNYEVIVVDSLTDRIEELVQQFREESGLKIKLVHFDANIGAAASHNVGVLASDPRSEYVVFLDNDVVVEPDWLSYLVEAISSSPRVGAVQAKVVSMSNTGRMDHTGLGVDSTGTWLSAYGWDSNLFKRPMLLFASSSAAMITRKRAYFEVMGFDDTYFIYDDDTDYSWRLRLRGYEILFEPRARVWHEDRLAKRLSYEKLYFGFRNRLLNTVKNLDTFNMVFSLLLTTYLGYLNAVVLAFAGRSGEASAYISAIVKVLRNLRKHLVSRAIVRRIKVVSDGELERRGFLIRGIYATVLMMRALLIRYFRGR from the coding sequence ATGGGAGACCCACCGCTAGTGAGCGTAGTCGTTATCAACTACAAGTCTCTCGAGACCTTGAAGCGCTGTTTAAGCTCCCTTCTGAAGACGACTTACCCGAACTACGAGGTTATAGTCGTTGACTCTCTAACGGACCGTATCGAGGAGCTTGTTCAGCAGTTCAGGGAGGAAAGCGGTTTGAAGATCAAGCTCGTCCACTTTGATGCGAATATAGGAGCCGCGGCCTCGCATAACGTAGGTGTTCTCGCGAGCGACCCGAGGTCGGAGTACGTGGTCTTCCTAGACAACGACGTGGTTGTAGAGCCCGACTGGTTAAGCTACCTCGTAGAGGCTATCTCGTCGAGCCCCCGTGTAGGAGCCGTGCAAGCGAAGGTCGTGTCAATGAGCAACACGGGTAGGATGGACCACACGGGCTTGGGGGTGGACAGCACCGGCACCTGGCTGTCGGCTTACGGCTGGGACTCGAACCTGTTTAAGCGGCCCATGCTCCTGTTCGCCTCTTCCTCCGCAGCGATGATCACTCGGAAGAGAGCGTACTTCGAGGTGATGGGCTTCGACGACACGTACTTCATCTACGACGACGACACAGACTACAGCTGGAGGCTCAGGTTGAGGGGTTATGAGATACTCTTCGAGCCCAGGGCGCGCGTCTGGCACGAAGATAGGCTTGCCAAGAGGTTGAGCTACGAGAAGCTCTACTTCGGCTTCAGGAACAGGCTTCTGAACACGGTCAAGAACCTGGACACTTTCAACATGGTTTTCAGCCTCCTGCTGACCACCTACCTGGGCTACCTCAACGCGGTTGTGCTCGCTTTCGCCGGAAGAAGCGGGGAAGCATCAGCCTACATTAGCGCTATCGTAAAGGTTCTTAGAAACCTGAGAAAGCACCTCGTCTCCAGGGCGATCGTTCGCAGGATTAAGGTTGTGAGCGATGGGGAGCTGGAGAGGAGAGGGTTCCTGATCCGGGGCATTTACGCGACCGTGCTTATGATGAGAGCCCTGCTGATCAGGTACTTCAGAGGCCGCTGA
- a CDS encoding lysylphosphatidylglycerol synthase transmembrane domain-containing protein: MKVERRRARRAIFLLQVFIVTALAAYIAKDFDIYDFIYALRALDLADLVPIVIFEVLYYFSNALAFWFLSRKRFGLSFSEAYGASMMSWLVDILLPSAFIEGDLARIFFLKTKSDWASAISYTLFFRLLISSTLVFFIAFSSLLALNMLYLYSSVALFYVLTVPLGVLLSAAMWVVVFKPMILKSWIVRASARFLRGEALKKFERDLGEFLAKVQDSARDFNPSNPHLLAALAALMLQWISGIFTPYFSLRAAGVEINPILIAPGYTVLTVFSLASVGVPFMLGSVDSALVTLYLLLRVPKERALLATLVGRGITVITTLALIYPVGVVYIKRTFSTSNLEEVRATLRRISTEYGVRIPLVG, translated from the coding sequence ATGAAGGTGGAGCGGAGGCGAGCTCGCCGCGCTATTTTTCTTCTACAAGTATTCATCGTTACCGCGCTCGCCGCGTACATTGCGAAGGACTTCGACATCTACGATTTCATTTACGCGTTGAGAGCGTTAGACCTTGCGGACCTAGTACCCATAGTGATTTTCGAAGTTCTATACTACTTTTCCAACGCGCTGGCTTTCTGGTTCCTTAGCAGGAAGAGGTTTGGGCTAAGCTTTAGCGAAGCTTATGGAGCCTCAATGATGTCGTGGCTGGTCGATATCCTTCTGCCATCCGCTTTCATCGAAGGAGACCTCGCCAGAATCTTCTTCTTAAAGACAAAGTCCGACTGGGCAAGCGCTATCAGCTACACGCTTTTCTTCCGCCTCCTCATAAGCTCTACACTGGTGTTTTTCATAGCTTTTTCCTCCCTGCTGGCGTTAAACATGCTATACCTCTACTCGAGCGTAGCCTTGTTCTACGTGCTTACAGTTCCTCTCGGAGTTCTCCTATCCGCAGCAATGTGGGTTGTCGTCTTCAAGCCTATGATTCTAAAGAGCTGGATTGTCAGAGCTTCAGCGAGATTCCTGAGGGGCGAGGCCTTAAAGAAGTTCGAGAGAGATCTCGGAGAGTTTCTCGCAAAAGTACAGGATTCTGCTCGCGACTTCAACCCTTCCAACCCCCACCTCCTCGCCGCGCTAGCTGCGCTCATGCTGCAGTGGATTAGCGGCATCTTCACCCCGTACTTCTCTTTAAGAGCTGCAGGGGTCGAAATCAACCCCATTCTCATAGCTCCCGGCTACACGGTGCTCACCGTATTCTCTCTTGCCTCGGTGGGAGTCCCCTTCATGCTCGGCAGCGTAGACAGCGCTCTAGTCACTCTCTACCTACTACTTCGAGTTCCGAAGGAGAGAGCTCTCCTGGCGACGCTGGTTGGACGCGGCATCACGGTGATCACGACGCTGGCGCTCATCTACCCTGTTGGCGTCGTCTACATCAAGAGAACATTCTCGACGAGCAACCTGGAGGAGGTGAGAGCCACGTTGAGGAGAATCTCCACCGAGTACGGGGTCAGGATCCCGCTAGTAGGTTAG
- a CDS encoding SWIM zinc finger family protein yields MTEVNTQKSSEGQQAMMKIINKAAWLLSEGRVVKISPYMYYVIGRNSKHLVKYEGGRFACTCKGFESKGFCSHVLAVMTLSGLKDASSILDEAVKQRVMKELKALSRRT; encoded by the coding sequence ATGACGGAAGTTAATACGCAGAAGTCCTCGGAGGGGCAGCAAGCGATGATGAAGATAATCAACAAGGCAGCGTGGCTTCTCAGCGAAGGGAGGGTTGTGAAGATTAGCCCCTACATGTACTACGTCATAGGTAGGAACAGTAAGCACCTCGTAAAGTACGAGGGCGGTAGGTTCGCGTGCACGTGCAAGGGCTTCGAGAGCAAAGGCTTCTGTTCGCACGTGTTAGCGGTTATGACGCTCTCAGGGCTTAAGGACGCGAGCTCGATTCTCGACGAGGCTGTGAAGCAGCGAGTGATGAAGGAGCTGAAAGCTTTGAGCAGGAGAACTTAG
- a CDS encoding metallophosphoesterase: MRRVAVVSDSHDRVDNLRRFAEEARREAVEAVIHAGDIVSPFALRELKGFKIYAVFGNNDGEKLLLSRVAGELGATLVEQPLFTSIGGRDVAVVHGASSPELTAKLVEALARSNLFSIVVYGHTHKLDVRRVGETLVVNPGTLSGYLADRATYALVDLDTLEVEIVEVD; encoded by the coding sequence ATGCGGCGCGTAGCCGTGGTATCCGACTCTCACGATAGAGTCGATAACCTGAGGAGGTTCGCGGAGGAAGCGCGGAGAGAAGCTGTAGAGGCGGTGATCCACGCCGGCGATATAGTATCGCCTTTTGCCCTCCGCGAGCTCAAGGGCTTTAAGATTTACGCGGTTTTCGGCAACAACGACGGGGAGAAGCTCCTCCTAAGCAGGGTGGCCGGAGAGCTTGGAGCCACTCTGGTAGAGCAGCCTCTCTTCACTTCTATTGGTGGCCGCGACGTAGCTGTCGTGCACGGTGCGAGTTCTCCAGAATTGACGGCGAAGCTCGTGGAAGCGCTAGCCAGGAGCAATCTCTTCAGCATCGTAGTTTATGGGCACACTCACAAGCTAGATGTTAGACGAGTGGGTGAAACTCTCGTGGTAAACCCGGGAACCCTCTCCGGCTACCTTGCGGACAGGGCAACCTACGCGCTCGTAGACCTGGATACGCTCGAAGTGGAGATAGTCGAGGTTGATTAA
- a CDS encoding inositol monophosphatase yields MEAGKLLSALREAARRAGEAALSVREQGLGGEVVGIGKSGDATLRGDLAAERAAVEYIVEKLGDVVIISEEMGVETAGRGDLTVVVDPIDGSRNYKRGSPLFTVSIAAATGTSLDSVVAGVIYAPALGLEVYAVKGGGAYANGRRISVKAPERGDLVFVGASPKASFLPYAFMLELSKRGLIARSLGAASYEMASVALGAADGYIDAWGTMRVVDIAAAYLVVREAGGWVSAQGRMCESPCLSLQERLSIVAAATGSLGAELLDALREALGFSLKDPLSRG; encoded by the coding sequence GTGGAAGCCGGGAAGCTTCTCAGCGCGCTGAGGGAGGCCGCTCGTAGAGCGGGGGAGGCGGCGCTCTCGGTTAGAGAGCAGGGGCTCGGCGGGGAGGTTGTAGGTATCGGGAAGAGCGGCGACGCGACTCTCAGGGGGGATTTGGCTGCTGAGAGGGCAGCGGTAGAATACATAGTAGAGAAGCTGGGAGATGTCGTGATCATCTCCGAAGAGATGGGGGTTGAAACCGCTGGGCGAGGAGATTTAACTGTGGTCGTCGACCCGATAGACGGGAGCAGGAACTACAAGCGCGGCAGCCCCCTTTTTACAGTTTCCATAGCGGCAGCCACCGGTACCTCACTCGACAGTGTAGTCGCCGGCGTGATTTACGCTCCAGCGCTCGGACTCGAGGTCTACGCCGTAAAGGGCGGTGGAGCCTACGCTAATGGTAGGAGAATCTCCGTGAAAGCCCCCGAGCGCGGAGATCTCGTGTTTGTCGGGGCAAGCCCTAAGGCGAGCTTTCTTCCATACGCTTTCATGCTCGAGCTATCGAAAAGGGGTCTCATCGCGAGAAGCTTGGGCGCTGCTAGCTACGAGATGGCTTCGGTAGCTCTCGGTGCCGCCGACGGGTACATTGACGCGTGGGGGACTATGCGCGTAGTGGACATCGCGGCTGCCTACCTCGTTGTCCGCGAGGCTGGAGGGTGGGTTAGCGCACAGGGAAGGATGTGCGAGTCACCGTGCCTTTCTCTACAGGAACGGCTGAGCATCGTCGCTGCCGCTACCGGCAGCCTAGGGGCAGAGCTGCTGGACGCGTTACGGGAGGCGCTAGGTTTTTCGCTCAAAGACCCCCTCAGCCGCGGCTAG
- a CDS encoding TatD family hydrolase produces MFVDAHVHLHEFTLKEVEEFIDLGVVLVAVSDDYDSSVKTLELRDFFPGRVKACVGIHPWKIPAEGVPASLIDSLLDLVREADCVGEVGVDLKFVPETFEAQREAFRVLAREAAKLGKPINVHAAGAWQEALAVLAELNAPKALLHWYTGPEGLLPLLSERGYFVSINPAVKIQRKHRDLAARVDPSMLLTESDGPYDYRGLKLSPRLIPELVADIAALRGVASAEIASVVRENFNRLFPRK; encoded by the coding sequence ATGTTCGTCGACGCTCACGTGCACCTGCACGAGTTCACTTTAAAGGAAGTAGAGGAGTTCATCGACTTGGGAGTTGTGCTGGTAGCGGTGAGCGATGACTATGACTCTTCTGTTAAAACTCTTGAGCTTCGCGACTTTTTCCCCGGCCGCGTCAAGGCGTGCGTCGGCATACACCCGTGGAAGATCCCTGCAGAGGGCGTCCCTGCCTCGCTTATAGATAGCTTGCTGGATCTAGTCAGAGAGGCTGACTGCGTAGGGGAAGTAGGCGTTGACCTCAAGTTCGTACCAGAAACTTTCGAGGCACAGCGCGAAGCGTTCAGAGTTCTTGCCAGAGAGGCTGCAAAACTTGGGAAGCCCATCAACGTTCACGCTGCTGGCGCGTGGCAGGAGGCTCTCGCAGTGCTGGCGGAGCTTAATGCACCCAAAGCTTTATTGCACTGGTACACGGGCCCCGAGGGGCTGCTGCCGCTTCTCTCAGAGAGGGGGTACTTCGTCTCGATAAACCCGGCCGTGAAGATCCAGAGGAAGCATCGGGATCTTGCCGCGAGGGTGGACCCCTCCATGCTTCTCACCGAGAGTGACGGCCCCTACGATTACAGGGGGCTGAAGCTAAGTCCCAGGCTAATACCTGAGCTCGTAGCGGATATCGCCGCTCTGAGAGGAGTAGCGTCCGCGGAGATCGCCAGCGTTGTCAGGGAAAACTTTAACCGGCTGTTTCCAAGAAAGTAG
- a CDS encoding PAC2 family protein: MRVEDLGGYKLVVRRDVRLRKGVLVQGLPGIGLVGKIAVDYIIANLHLPLFAELFGPGLLLPVGNAGVFVDGSGVLRLPSYKFYLLERDSGDVVFLTSEVQPVSWGQYDVAERVLDYFVRIGGREVIGVCGTSSESEEIEVYYALAGDLDEKRFEALNLKKSSGGTITGACGLLPALAAMRGLSGYVIMGSTNTSEPNPAAAREVIVALSKLLGIEVNLEDLDRMIKEVRSREEIAKKLLEQMERRPEPSLPSWYV; the protein is encoded by the coding sequence ATGAGGGTCGAGGATTTAGGAGGTTATAAGTTGGTTGTACGCAGAGACGTGCGGCTGAGGAAAGGGGTTCTCGTGCAGGGGTTACCGGGAATAGGGCTAGTCGGTAAGATTGCTGTAGACTATATCATCGCTAACCTGCACCTACCGCTCTTTGCGGAGCTTTTCGGGCCCGGGCTGCTGCTCCCCGTAGGTAACGCGGGTGTTTTCGTCGACGGCTCGGGGGTTCTGCGCCTACCTTCGTACAAGTTCTACCTCCTTGAGCGGGACTCAGGAGACGTGGTCTTCCTTACGAGCGAAGTTCAGCCGGTGAGCTGGGGGCAGTACGATGTTGCTGAAAGGGTACTGGACTACTTTGTACGGATAGGAGGTAGGGAGGTTATAGGGGTTTGCGGCACTTCATCGGAGAGCGAGGAGATCGAAGTCTACTACGCTCTAGCCGGAGACCTCGACGAGAAGAGGTTTGAGGCACTTAATCTCAAGAAGAGCTCGGGAGGCACTATCACCGGTGCGTGCGGCCTCCTCCCGGCGCTGGCAGCTATGCGGGGTCTCTCAGGCTACGTCATCATGGGGAGCACGAATACCTCTGAGCCCAACCCTGCTGCTGCGCGGGAAGTCATAGTAGCTCTCTCGAAGCTCTTAGGTATTGAGGTGAACCTTGAGGACCTGGATAGGATGATCAAGGAGGTGAGGAGCCGCGAAGAAATAGCGAAGAAGCTGCTAGAGCAAATGGAGAGGAGGCCGGAGCCCAGTCTCCCCTCCTGGTACGTTTAA
- the fbp gene encoding fructose-1,6-bisphosphate aldolase/phosphatase, with amino-acid sequence MRVTVSLIKADIGGLAGHAVVHPKLEELARKKLQEAKETGLLIDYYVYHAGDDLQLLMTHTKGENNPEIHKLAWDTFVEATEKVSKPLKLYGAGQDLLSDTFSGNIKGMGPGAAEMEFEERRSEPILVFSADKTEPGAWNFKLYKIFADPFNTAGLVIDPSMHDGFIFDVLDLLEGASVLLNTPEESYDLLALIGTPGRYVISKVYRKSDREVAASASVTRLSLIAGRYVGKDDPVLIVRAQHGFPAVGEVLEAFAFPHLVAGWMRGSHHGPLMPVSLKDAKCTRFDGPPRVVGLGFQLHNGILEGPVDLFDDPAFDYTRRMAAEIADYMRRHGPFMPHRLGPEEMEYTTLPGVLEKLRTRFQKSR; translated from the coding sequence ATGAGAGTAACTGTCAGCCTGATTAAGGCGGACATAGGTGGCCTCGCGGGGCACGCCGTAGTACACCCCAAGCTGGAGGAGCTTGCGAGGAAGAAGCTTCAGGAGGCTAAGGAGACGGGCCTTCTCATCGACTACTACGTCTACCACGCGGGGGATGACCTGCAACTCCTGATGACCCACACAAAGGGTGAGAACAACCCCGAGATACACAAGCTAGCTTGGGATACTTTCGTGGAAGCTACCGAGAAGGTGAGTAAGCCTTTAAAGCTCTACGGTGCTGGGCAGGACCTTCTCAGTGATACTTTCTCCGGGAACATTAAGGGTATGGGCCCTGGAGCGGCTGAGATGGAGTTTGAGGAGCGTAGGAGCGAGCCCATACTGGTTTTCTCCGCAGACAAGACCGAGCCGGGAGCTTGGAACTTCAAGCTCTACAAGATCTTCGCTGACCCGTTCAACACAGCAGGGCTTGTAATCGACCCGTCGATGCACGACGGATTCATCTTTGATGTCCTCGACCTCCTAGAGGGAGCCAGCGTCCTGCTGAACACTCCAGAAGAGTCCTACGACCTGCTCGCGCTTATCGGGACGCCGGGCCGCTACGTCATCAGCAAAGTCTACCGGAAGTCTGATAGGGAGGTTGCAGCCTCCGCCTCGGTAACAAGGTTATCTTTAATCGCCGGCCGATACGTCGGCAAGGATGATCCCGTGCTTATCGTCCGCGCTCAGCACGGCTTCCCGGCGGTTGGCGAGGTTCTTGAAGCCTTCGCGTTCCCGCACCTTGTTGCCGGATGGATGCGGGGAAGCCACCACGGACCCTTGATGCCTGTAAGCCTGAAAGACGCTAAGTGCACGAGGTTTGACGGGCCTCCTCGCGTGGTAGGTCTCGGTTTCCAGCTGCACAACGGGATCCTCGAAGGGCCGGTCGACCTCTTCGACGATCCAGCTTTCGACTACACGAGGAGGATGGCCGCGGAGATCGCGGATTACATGCGCAGGCACGGCCCCTTCATGCCGCACAGGCTCGGCCCAGAGGAGATGGAGTACACGACACTCCCCGGCGTTCTCGAGAAGCTGAGAACGAGATTTCAGAAAAGCAGGTAG